In Myxococcus fulvus, one genomic interval encodes:
- a CDS encoding PQQ-binding-like beta-propeller repeat protein, which translates to MSAAGCREPAETAFRYSTDASSRAGLTSLSDGVLTGNEAGAVVRLDRTGTLQWRVALGREVATCPVVAGDSVIAGTVAGDLVSLSLADGSERWRLTGEPPVLTPLVVAPDGQSLFVVALDGAVRSLAVDTGKVRWRTPAPKSTEAPPESSRGLPAPVLADGRLIVALGGTGLVALSLTDGAPLWRQATGDVLGLEVEGDTLFLVTKASKVRGLRAKDGVMLWEKTVADSLTSPPSLALGMLWVGARTQDAPVLVGLSPSDGKELARMGLPDPLTTRVAEAIGELLLVPTQGRQGRLVALKRPTWERAFSLRTDTALRSPPVVQGEQVFVLGQDGRVLSWKLRPLEKSP; encoded by the coding sequence GTGTCGGCCGCGGGGTGTCGGGAACCCGCGGAGACGGCCTTCCGGTACTCCACGGATGCATCCTCCCGCGCGGGCCTGACGTCGCTGTCCGACGGCGTCCTCACAGGCAACGAGGCCGGCGCCGTGGTGCGCCTGGACCGGACGGGCACCCTGCAATGGCGGGTGGCCCTGGGGCGCGAGGTGGCCACGTGCCCCGTCGTGGCGGGCGACAGCGTCATCGCCGGGACGGTGGCCGGGGACCTGGTGTCCCTCTCCCTGGCGGACGGCTCGGAGCGCTGGCGACTCACCGGTGAGCCCCCCGTCCTGACGCCCCTGGTCGTGGCTCCGGATGGGCAGTCCCTCTTCGTGGTGGCCCTGGATGGCGCGGTGCGTTCGCTCGCGGTGGACACCGGGAAGGTCCGCTGGAGGACTCCCGCGCCCAAGTCCACGGAGGCTCCGCCGGAGTCGAGCCGTGGCCTCCCCGCGCCGGTGCTGGCCGACGGACGGCTCATCGTCGCGCTCGGCGGCACGGGGCTCGTGGCCCTGTCCTTGACGGACGGCGCCCCGCTCTGGCGGCAGGCCACGGGGGACGTGCTCGGCCTGGAGGTGGAGGGTGACACCCTGTTCCTCGTCACGAAGGCGTCCAAGGTCCGGGGCCTGCGCGCGAAGGATGGCGTGATGCTCTGGGAGAAGACCGTGGCGGACTCGCTCACGAGCCCGCCGTCCCTGGCGCTGGGCATGTTGTGGGTGGGGGCTCGGACACAGGACGCACCGGTGCTGGTGGGACTGTCTCCGTCGGATGGGAAGGAGCTGGCGCGCATGGGGCTGCCGGACCCGCTCACCACTCGTGTGGCCGAGGCCATCGGGGAGCTGCTCCTCGTGCCCACGCAGGGACGGCAGGGGCGACTGGTGGCGCTCAAGCGTCCGACGTGGGAGCGCGCGTTCTCCCTGCGCACCGACACGGCGCTGCGCTCGCCGCCGGTGGTCCAGGGGGAGCAGGTGTTCGTGCTCGGCCAGGACGGGCGGGTGCTGTCCTGGAAGCTGCGCCCGCTCGAGAAGAGTCCCTGA
- a CDS encoding SDR family oxidoreductase — protein MDLELGGKVVLVTGGSDGLGAAVARRLVREGAKVALCARGAERLAATAEALRAEGGDVLAVQADVSKAWEVEHFVDAAHARWGRVDALVNNAGTAAARPFASVSDADWEADLQLKLFAAVRASRHVLPLLGEAGGGAIVNVLAIGAKTPGAQSTPSSVSRAAGLALTKALSKELGPSNIRVNAVLVGIIESGQWVRRAQELGKSVETFQAEMARNAGIPLGRVGRAEEFADVVAFLLSPRGGYISGAAINVDGGLSGAT, from the coding sequence ATGGACCTGGAGCTGGGTGGCAAGGTGGTGCTGGTGACGGGAGGCTCGGACGGGCTGGGGGCGGCGGTGGCCCGGCGGCTCGTGCGGGAGGGGGCGAAGGTGGCCCTCTGTGCCCGGGGCGCGGAGCGGCTGGCGGCCACGGCCGAGGCGCTGAGGGCCGAGGGTGGGGACGTGCTCGCGGTGCAGGCGGACGTGTCCAAGGCGTGGGAGGTGGAGCACTTCGTCGACGCCGCGCATGCGAGGTGGGGCAGGGTGGACGCGCTGGTGAACAACGCCGGAACCGCGGCGGCCCGGCCCTTCGCGTCGGTGTCGGACGCGGATTGGGAAGCGGACCTGCAGCTCAAGTTGTTCGCGGCCGTGCGCGCGTCGCGCCATGTGCTGCCGCTGCTGGGCGAGGCGGGTGGTGGCGCCATCGTCAACGTGCTGGCGATTGGGGCGAAGACGCCGGGCGCGCAGTCGACGCCGTCGTCGGTGTCGCGCGCGGCGGGCCTGGCGCTCACCAAGGCGCTGTCGAAGGAACTGGGGCCGAGCAACATCCGCGTCAACGCGGTGCTGGTGGGCATCATCGAGAGTGGCCAGTGGGTGCGCCGGGCGCAGGAGCTGGGCAAGTCGGTGGAGACATTCCAGGCGGAGATGGCGCGCAACGCGGGCATCCCCCTGGGGCGCGTGGGGCGCGCGGAGGAGTTCGCGGACGTGGTGGCCTTCCTGCTGTCGCCGCGAGGTGGCTACATCAGCGGCGCGGCCATCAACGTGGATGGCGGGCTGTCCGGCGCGACGTAG
- a CDS encoding ATP-dependent helicase, whose amino-acid sequence MNAHESALLEDLNDPQREAVLHHGGPLLVLSGAGSGKTRVITRRVAYLVKVHEVFPWRILAVTFTNKAAREMRERLVQLLGRQANDLVVSTFHSSAAMILRREAEHVGLTRSFVIYDDGDQLNVVKRAMREAGLEQSMQPREILSRIDQEKNQARLPEDMEVEPGDERGLLVQRIYHAYQERLRAANAVDFGDLLLLLVTLFRKRPEVLENYRRRFHHVLVDEFQDTNPVQYALLKQLAPPPSANLVVVGDDDQSIYRWRGADVDNILNFPREYPGAKVVKLEQNYRSDRNILDAAYEVIRKNTRRMEKKLWSDRPAGQTLQLMLNRDERMEAQEVARQILALQREGFIKFSSMAVFYRVNAQSRVLEEALRLARVPYTLVSGRSFYDRAEVRDASAYLRLMVNPRSDADLLRIINTPARGIGDTTVERVVDHANTRNQSLYEVLAEPGLIPALNTTAVKRLRTFRGLLESLHVYAQGTTDAASAVDEMLRETKLVETLVAEGSDESTTRAENLREFLGAAQEFDLNRAAAAVAAASGPQVEVPPEVDAAPLSADTPPLQAFLEQISLVGDADAEVGEGRVALMTLHAAKGLEFDAVFLTGLEDGVFPHSRALKGEDPDNGEEMAEERRLCYVGFTRARKRLFVSLAQCRSLFGELRYNPPSRFLRDVPPKLFGISEQDIPEPPRPAPMAAPRKRTWDEDDGPRIDRSYSQASDMDGVSGDVRGMRVRHEQFGVGRIVAADGSGPNAKVTVEFGGAVGLKRVIARFLMPG is encoded by the coding sequence GTGAACGCCCACGAATCCGCCCTCCTCGAAGACCTGAATGACCCCCAGCGCGAGGCCGTGCTGCACCATGGCGGCCCGCTCCTCGTCCTGTCGGGCGCGGGCAGCGGCAAGACGCGCGTCATCACCCGCCGGGTGGCGTACCTGGTGAAGGTCCACGAGGTGTTCCCCTGGCGCATCCTCGCCGTCACGTTCACCAACAAGGCGGCGCGCGAGATGCGCGAGCGCCTGGTGCAACTGCTGGGGCGTCAGGCGAACGACCTGGTGGTGAGCACGTTCCACTCCTCGGCCGCGATGATTCTTCGCCGGGAGGCGGAGCACGTGGGGCTCACCCGCTCGTTCGTCATCTACGACGACGGCGACCAGCTCAACGTCGTCAAGCGCGCCATGCGCGAGGCGGGGCTGGAGCAGTCCATGCAGCCGCGCGAAATCCTGAGCCGCATCGACCAGGAGAAGAACCAGGCCCGGCTGCCCGAGGACATGGAGGTGGAGCCCGGTGACGAGCGCGGGCTGCTCGTCCAGCGCATCTACCACGCGTACCAGGAGCGCCTGCGCGCGGCCAACGCGGTGGACTTCGGCGATTTGCTGCTGCTCTTGGTGACGCTCTTCCGCAAGCGGCCGGAGGTGCTGGAGAACTACCGGCGGCGCTTCCACCACGTGCTGGTGGACGAGTTCCAGGACACCAACCCCGTGCAGTACGCGCTGCTCAAGCAACTGGCGCCGCCGCCCTCGGCGAACCTCGTGGTGGTGGGTGACGACGACCAGTCCATCTACCGCTGGCGCGGCGCGGACGTGGACAACATCCTCAACTTCCCGCGCGAGTACCCCGGCGCCAAGGTGGTGAAGCTCGAGCAGAACTACCGCTCGGACCGGAACATCCTGGACGCCGCCTACGAGGTCATCCGGAAGAACACGCGCCGGATGGAGAAGAAGCTGTGGTCGGACCGGCCCGCGGGCCAGACGCTGCAGCTGATGCTCAACCGCGACGAGCGGATGGAGGCGCAGGAGGTCGCGCGGCAGATCCTCGCGCTCCAGCGGGAGGGCTTCATCAAGTTCTCCAGCATGGCGGTGTTCTACCGCGTCAACGCGCAGAGCCGCGTGCTGGAGGAGGCGCTGCGGCTGGCGCGCGTGCCGTACACGCTGGTGAGCGGGCGCAGCTTCTATGACCGGGCCGAGGTGCGGGACGCCTCCGCGTACCTGCGGTTGATGGTGAACCCGCGCTCGGACGCGGACCTGCTGCGCATCATCAACACGCCGGCGCGCGGCATCGGCGACACCACGGTGGAGCGAGTGGTGGACCATGCGAACACCCGCAACCAGAGCCTCTACGAGGTGCTCGCCGAGCCCGGGCTCATCCCCGCGCTCAACACCACCGCGGTGAAGCGGCTGCGCACGTTCCGCGGGCTGCTCGAGTCCCTGCATGTCTACGCGCAGGGGACGACGGACGCGGCGAGCGCGGTGGACGAGATGCTCCGCGAGACGAAGCTGGTGGAGACGCTGGTCGCCGAGGGCAGCGACGAGTCGACGACGCGGGCGGAGAACCTCCGCGAGTTCTTGGGCGCCGCGCAGGAGTTCGACCTGAACCGCGCCGCGGCGGCGGTGGCCGCGGCGTCCGGGCCTCAGGTCGAGGTGCCTCCGGAGGTGGACGCGGCGCCCCTGTCGGCGGACACGCCTCCGCTGCAGGCCTTCCTCGAGCAGATTTCGCTGGTGGGCGACGCGGACGCGGAGGTGGGCGAGGGCCGGGTGGCGCTGATGACGCTGCACGCGGCGAAGGGCCTGGAGTTCGACGCGGTGTTCCTCACGGGCCTGGAGGACGGCGTCTTCCCGCACTCGCGAGCGCTCAAGGGCGAGGACCCGGACAACGGCGAGGAGATGGCCGAGGAGCGGCGGCTCTGCTACGTGGGCTTCACGCGCGCGCGCAAGCGGCTCTTCGTGAGCCTGGCGCAGTGCCGCTCGCTGTTCGGTGAGCTGCGCTACAACCCGCCCAGCCGCTTCCTGCGCGACGTGCCTCCCAAGCTGTTCGGCATCAGCGAGCAGGACATCCCGGAGCCGCCCCGGCCCGCCCCCATGGCGGCGCCGCGCAAGCGGACCTGGGACGAGGACGACGGTCCGCGCATCGACCGCTCCTACTCACAGGCGTCGGACATGGACGGGGTGAGCGGTGATGTGCGCGGCATGCGCGTGCGGCACGAGCAGTTCGGCGTGGGCCGCATCGTCGCCGCGGACGGCTCGGGGCCCAACGCGAAGGTGACGGTGGAGTTCGGCGGCGCCGTGGGACTCAAGCGCGTCATCGCCCGCTTCCTGATGCCGGGGTAG
- a CDS encoding metallophosphoesterase, giving the protein MSPRTIVIGDLHGCYDEALELLAKVGATSSDRVIFAGDLVDRGPKRRECVELAMRHEAIMGNHEETTLQQRHRAAERLNPDHLETRQVLEPEHYEWMARLPRYLRLPEHNAVVVHAGMMPGLPVEAQDPYHLLHAQCIQPPAKKSYWPSKAPEGWTFWTHHWKGPERVIFGHTVFDQPLVTEHAVGIDTGCVYGRSLTAVVLPTWELVSVPARKTYRGGKDVAKFPVHGDVCVYS; this is encoded by the coding sequence ATGTCCCCCCGCACCATCGTCATCGGAGACCTCCATGGCTGCTACGACGAGGCCCTGGAGCTGCTCGCCAAGGTGGGGGCCACGTCCAGCGACCGCGTCATCTTCGCGGGGGACCTGGTGGACCGGGGGCCCAAGCGCCGGGAGTGCGTGGAGCTGGCCATGCGGCACGAGGCCATCATGGGCAACCATGAGGAGACGACGCTGCAACAGCGCCACCGCGCCGCCGAGCGGCTGAACCCGGACCACCTGGAGACCCGTCAGGTGCTCGAGCCCGAGCACTACGAGTGGATGGCCCGGCTGCCCCGCTACCTGAGGCTGCCCGAGCACAACGCCGTCGTCGTCCACGCCGGGATGATGCCCGGCCTGCCCGTGGAGGCGCAGGACCCGTACCACCTGCTCCACGCGCAGTGCATCCAGCCGCCCGCGAAGAAGAGCTACTGGCCCTCCAAGGCACCGGAGGGGTGGACGTTCTGGACCCACCACTGGAAGGGCCCGGAGCGGGTCATCTTCGGACACACCGTGTTCGACCAGCCGCTCGTCACCGAGCACGCGGTGGGCATCGATACGGGGTGTGTCTACGGACGCTCCCTGACGGCGGTGGTGCTGCCGACCTGGGAGCTCGTCTCGGTGCCGGCCCGGAAGACGTACCGGGGCGGCAAGGACGTGGCGAAGTTCCCGGTGCATGGCGACGTGTGCGTCTACTCGTGA
- a CDS encoding AraC family transcriptional regulator, with amino-acid sequence MDFRKKLAALLLALAAPAALAEPTGSTPKLPVGWYVTESAPKRYEAGVDTSAPCEGSRSAYLRSLSPDEAGYGTFMQAFGAQDFRGKRLRFSAATRVKDVDGWAGLWMRVEGPDPKQPLAFDNMQSRALVGTRGCKRHEVVLDVPKEATTIMAGLIMSGTGQAWLDGVRFEVVDESVAVTDLLASRPLVASTGPAGLDEPTPVAKNDQVPVGRVGDIWFNNGRIMTAKPYTRRQDGVWVSILSEEIFEHGIAVTGTFGQRKVDLLVKAGTSLTRIEGTWGEDLVDIQLRPDALTMKWGRLTRQLLRDKDAPVDSTCNRYVTTEGPRVLDLVDVCGAALSTRPPTAQLVLSFLDNGFRRVVPPRNFPIPQPPVRSREALNTPSVSPPPQ; translated from the coding sequence ATGGACTTCCGGAAGAAACTCGCCGCCCTGCTGCTCGCCCTGGCCGCGCCCGCGGCCCTGGCCGAGCCGACGGGCAGCACCCCGAAGCTGCCGGTGGGCTGGTACGTCACGGAGAGCGCTCCCAAGCGCTACGAGGCGGGGGTGGACACCAGCGCCCCGTGCGAGGGCAGCCGCAGCGCGTACCTGCGCTCGCTGAGCCCCGACGAGGCGGGCTACGGCACCTTCATGCAGGCCTTCGGCGCGCAGGACTTCCGCGGCAAGCGGCTGCGCTTCTCCGCCGCCACGCGCGTGAAGGACGTGGATGGCTGGGCGGGCCTGTGGATGCGCGTGGAGGGGCCAGACCCCAAGCAGCCGCTCGCCTTCGACAACATGCAGTCGCGCGCGCTCGTGGGCACCCGCGGCTGCAAGCGCCACGAGGTGGTGCTGGACGTGCCCAAGGAGGCCACCACCATCATGGCGGGCCTCATCATGAGCGGCACCGGCCAGGCGTGGCTGGACGGCGTGCGCTTCGAGGTGGTGGACGAGTCGGTCGCCGTGACGGACCTGCTCGCCTCGCGCCCGCTGGTGGCCTCCACCGGCCCGGCCGGACTGGACGAGCCCACGCCCGTCGCGAAGAACGACCAAGTCCCCGTGGGCCGCGTGGGCGACATCTGGTTCAACAACGGCCGTATCATGACGGCCAAGCCGTACACGCGGCGCCAGGACGGCGTCTGGGTGAGCATCCTCTCCGAGGAGATCTTCGAGCACGGCATCGCCGTGACGGGCACCTTCGGCCAGCGGAAGGTGGACCTGCTCGTGAAGGCCGGCACGTCGCTCACCCGCATCGAGGGCACCTGGGGCGAGGACCTGGTCGACATCCAGCTCCGCCCGGATGCGCTCACCATGAAGTGGGGACGGCTGACGCGGCAGCTGCTCCGGGACAAGGACGCGCCGGTGGACAGCACGTGCAACCGCTATGTGACGACCGAAGGTCCGCGCGTCCTGGACCTCGTCGACGTGTGCGGCGCCGCGCTGAGCACCCGCCCGCCCACCGCGCAGCTGGTGCTGAGCTTCCTGGACAACGGCTTCCGCCGCGTCGTCCCCCCGCGCAACTTCCCCATCCCGCAGCCGCCCGTCCGCAGCCGCGAGGCGCTCAACACGCCGAGCGTCAGCCCTCCGCCGCAGTAG
- a CDS encoding zf-HC2 domain-containing protein, producing the protein MLKPHLTRDAAEQYILGALAPEKAATLEAHTLECEPCALLLQEEALLSEQLNEVAQDWSVREERVARPARWHTRRAAAGVAIAALAASLALVLLPGGKATRSRELEPREVLAPTVALGLDEDAPPTNVVACPDLATQAFCTRKAAERGLLVMTPSGIAEVPRYEARTGLPEGALSARQPVSL; encoded by the coding sequence ATGCTTAAGCCCCACCTGACCCGCGACGCCGCGGAGCAGTACATCCTGGGCGCGCTCGCCCCGGAGAAGGCGGCGACGTTGGAGGCCCACACGCTGGAGTGTGAGCCTTGCGCCCTGCTGCTGCAGGAAGAGGCGCTCCTGTCCGAACAGCTCAACGAGGTCGCCCAGGACTGGAGCGTCCGCGAGGAGCGCGTGGCGCGGCCCGCCCGCTGGCACACGCGCCGCGCGGCCGCGGGCGTCGCCATCGCGGCCCTGGCGGCCTCGCTGGCCCTGGTGCTGCTGCCCGGGGGCAAGGCCACGCGGTCGAGGGAGCTGGAACCCAGGGAGGTGCTGGCGCCCACGGTGGCGCTCGGACTGGACGAGGACGCGCCGCCGACGAACGTGGTGGCCTGTCCGGACCTGGCCACGCAGGCGTTCTGCACGCGCAAGGCGGCGGAGCGGGGCCTGCTGGTCATGACCCCCTCGGGCATCGCCGAGGTCCCCCGCTATGAGGCCCGGACGGGTCTCCCCGAGGGCGCGCTGAGCGCGCGCCAGCCCGTGTCGCTGTGA
- the add gene encoding adenosine deaminase — protein MPTIRDDEIPSATGIPSGARRTDFVPPPTLAVTEELLHALPKTDLHCHLDGSMRVKTILELAEQQKVKLPADTEDGLARAIHMGEVCKSLEEYLVAFDVTLSVLQTADALYRAAYELAVDAAAENVRWLEVRYSPALHLQKGLKMTTVIDSVLEGLRVAKRETGIKCGVIVCGIRHINPQTSMRLAELSVAYKNRGVIGFDLAGAEASFPAKDHKDAFQLILKNNVNCTAHAGEAYGPESISQAIHNLGSHRIGHGTRLREDGDLLNYVNDHRIPLEVCPTSNVQTGAVSSLQAHPLKFYFDYGLRVTINTDNRLITDTTVTKELWVAHKELGLSLDDLATIIVSGFKSAFLPFREKQDMLRLVNEEIANTLVAFDKKRHVPVKQPA, from the coding sequence ATGCCTACGATTCGTGACGACGAGATTCCCAGCGCCACCGGCATCCCTTCTGGAGCCCGGCGGACGGACTTCGTCCCGCCCCCCACGCTGGCGGTGACGGAGGAGCTGCTGCACGCGCTCCCCAAGACGGACCTGCACTGCCACCTGGATGGCTCCATGCGGGTGAAGACCATCCTCGAGTTGGCCGAGCAGCAGAAGGTGAAGCTGCCCGCGGACACCGAGGACGGCCTGGCGCGCGCCATCCACATGGGTGAGGTGTGCAAGAGCCTGGAGGAGTACCTGGTCGCGTTCGACGTGACGCTCTCGGTGCTCCAGACGGCGGACGCGCTCTACCGCGCGGCGTACGAGCTGGCGGTGGACGCGGCGGCGGAGAACGTGCGCTGGCTGGAGGTGCGCTACTCGCCCGCGCTGCACCTGCAGAAGGGCCTGAAGATGACCACGGTCATCGACTCGGTGCTCGAGGGCCTGCGCGTGGCCAAGCGCGAGACGGGCATCAAGTGCGGCGTCATCGTCTGCGGCATCCGCCACATCAACCCGCAGACGTCCATGCGGCTGGCGGAGCTGTCGGTGGCCTACAAGAACCGGGGCGTCATCGGCTTCGACCTGGCCGGCGCCGAGGCGAGCTTCCCCGCCAAGGACCACAAGGACGCCTTCCAGCTCATCCTCAAGAACAACGTCAACTGCACCGCGCACGCCGGTGAGGCGTACGGCCCCGAGTCCATCTCCCAGGCCATCCACAACCTGGGCTCGCACCGCATCGGCCACGGCACGCGGCTGCGCGAGGACGGGGACCTGCTCAACTACGTCAACGACCACCGGATTCCGCTGGAGGTCTGCCCCACCTCCAACGTGCAGACGGGCGCGGTGTCCAGCCTCCAGGCGCACCCGCTGAAGTTCTACTTCGACTACGGCCTGCGGGTGACCATCAACACCGACAACCGCCTCATCACCGACACCACGGTGACGAAGGAGCTGTGGGTGGCGCACAAGGAGCTGGGGCTGTCGCTGGACGACCTGGCGACCATCATCGTCTCCGGCTTCAAGAGCGCCTTCCTCCCGTTCCGGGAGAAGCAGGACATGCTGCGGCTGGTGAACGAGGAGATCGCCAACACGTTGGTGGCCTTCGACAAGAAGCGGCATGTGCCGGTGAAGCAGCCGGCGTGA
- a CDS encoding RNA polymerase sigma factor: MSAAVQGLRMTTVRLAREAEEPMEAARGADEEVLARKALAGDRSAWDALVARHHRRVVVSLLARGVRVDRAHELAQETWARLIQQQQRGLLTELRLPNLALTQAAFLAADDARRTRRESISGAVEELPERQHPVDPAVSAERRLLSEEQLSRAHAALAQVSPSARSVFLLACDGQELPHAEVAAKVGLSVQRVRQILCEVRKKLRSALEEETHA, encoded by the coding sequence ATGAGTGCAGCCGTGCAGGGCCTGCGGATGACGACGGTTCGACTAGCGAGGGAAGCCGAGGAGCCGATGGAGGCGGCGCGCGGGGCGGACGAGGAGGTCCTGGCGCGCAAGGCGCTCGCCGGCGACCGGTCCGCCTGGGACGCGTTGGTTGCGCGCCACCACCGCCGCGTCGTGGTATCGCTCCTGGCCCGGGGCGTCCGGGTGGACCGGGCCCACGAGCTCGCCCAGGAGACGTGGGCGAGGCTCATCCAACAACAGCAGCGTGGGCTGCTGACGGAGCTGCGCCTGCCCAACCTCGCCCTCACCCAGGCGGCCTTCCTGGCCGCGGACGATGCCCGCCGGACCCGGCGAGAGTCCATCTCCGGGGCGGTGGAGGAATTGCCCGAGCGACAGCACCCGGTGGACCCGGCCGTGTCCGCCGAGCGTCGCCTGCTGTCCGAGGAACAACTGTCCCGCGCCCATGCCGCGCTCGCCCAGGTATCGCCGAGCGCGCGGAGCGTCTTCCTCCTGGCCTGTGACGGCCAGGAGCTACCCCATGCCGAAGTCGCCGCGAAAGTCGGACTCTCCGTCCAGCGCGTGCGGCAGATCCTGTGCGAGGTGCGCAAGAAGCTGCGCTCCGCGCTCGAGGAGGAGACCCATGCTTAA
- a CDS encoding PaaI family thioesterase: MSDAPSVPPAKPSQAALDRYAELFNQSLTLRHFGAQVAFPEGRKVVVTIPELKPEHRGGVGSAAAVNGGILAALFDYAIGTSGALVDPSRRCATVQLSMSFQRPVTGDHLRVEAEIDSQGLTLLFATARVYDSQDRVCGQCQGVVRLSNLPWPSGESPAAN; encoded by the coding sequence ATGTCCGACGCCCCCTCCGTCCCCCCGGCGAAGCCCTCCCAGGCCGCGCTGGACCGCTACGCCGAGCTGTTCAACCAGAGCCTCACCCTGCGCCACTTCGGCGCCCAGGTCGCCTTCCCGGAGGGTCGCAAGGTGGTGGTCACCATCCCCGAGCTCAAGCCCGAACACCGCGGCGGCGTGGGCAGCGCCGCGGCCGTCAACGGCGGCATCCTCGCCGCCCTCTTCGACTACGCCATCGGCACCAGCGGCGCGCTGGTGGACCCATCCAGGAGATGTGCCACCGTGCAACTCTCCATGAGCTTCCAGCGCCCGGTCACCGGCGACCACCTGCGCGTGGAGGCCGAAATCGACAGCCAGGGCCTCACCCTGCTGTTCGCCACCGCCCGCGTCTACGACAGCCAGGACCGCGTCTGCGGCCAGTGCCAGGGCGTCGTCCGCCTCTCCAACCTCCCCTGGCCCTCCGGGGAAAGCCCCGCCGCGAACTGA
- a CDS encoding RNA polymerase sigma factor produces MFEQLTDDELFAEVVRRRATGEPIGGPLGALVQRWSRPARYVISKIQASYGRGSPADGDELYQDAVGKFLDRGLDQFRGISQQMPGRSASPKTFFLRIVKHVAIDFYRRHREELAAPSSDPDDVMEEPPSERARAVEMGRRTEERADAQELYWAAFARLQQEHPKEASAWELYHHEDVEDHEECARRLNITVVNSYKRVSRAQAYLKLYLLDLQRESPRGEEA; encoded by the coding sequence GTGTTCGAGCAGCTCACGGATGACGAATTGTTCGCGGAGGTGGTCCGCCGCCGCGCCACGGGCGAGCCCATTGGGGGCCCGCTCGGAGCGTTGGTTCAGCGGTGGAGCCGGCCTGCCCGGTACGTCATCAGCAAGATTCAGGCGAGCTACGGTCGCGGTTCCCCAGCGGACGGCGACGAGCTCTATCAGGACGCGGTCGGCAAGTTCCTCGACCGCGGGCTGGACCAGTTCCGTGGCATCTCCCAGCAGATGCCGGGCCGGAGTGCGTCTCCCAAGACGTTCTTCCTGCGCATCGTCAAGCACGTGGCCATCGACTTCTACCGGAGGCACCGCGAGGAGCTCGCGGCGCCCTCGTCGGACCCCGATGACGTCATGGAAGAGCCGCCTTCCGAGCGGGCTCGCGCTGTCGAGATGGGCAGGAGGACGGAGGAGCGCGCGGACGCCCAGGAGCTGTACTGGGCCGCGTTCGCACGGCTCCAGCAGGAGCACCCCAAGGAGGCCTCGGCATGGGAGCTGTATCACCACGAGGACGTGGAGGATCACGAGGAATGCGCGCGTCGGCTGAACATCACCGTGGTCAATTCCTACAAGCGCGTCAGTCGCGCGCAGGCCTACTTGAAGCTCTACCTGCTGGATCTCCAGCGCGAGTCGCCACGAGGGGAGGAAGCGTGA